One region of Fragaria vesca subsp. vesca linkage group LG4, FraVesHawaii_1.0, whole genome shotgun sequence genomic DNA includes:
- the LOC101310598 gene encoding nudix hydrolase 1-like, producing the protein MAESSPVPRVGVVVFLLKDKTVLLGRRRSSIGASTFALPGGHLEFGESFEECAARELKEETGVEVDKLEFVTVTNNLFLDEPKPAHYVTIFMRAGMKDPDQVPQTVEPDKCEGWGWYEWDDLPKPLFWPLEKMVQSGFSPFPDSNSGQ; encoded by the exons ATGGCAGAGTCTTCTCCGGTCCCCAGAGTAGGTGTGGTGGTGTTTCTTCTCAAAGACAAAACCGTGCTCCTAGGACGACGTCGTTCCTCCATCGGCGCCTCCACTTTCGCTCTCCCCGGTGGCCATCTAGAGTTCG GCGAGAGCTTTGAGGAGTGTGCGGCGAGAGAACTGAAGGAAGAGACTGGTGTGGAAGTAGACAAGCTCGAGTTTGTGACGGTGACGAACAACTTGTTCTTGGACGAACCCAAACCGGCGCATTACGTGACCATCTTCATGCGCGCGGGTATGAAAGATCCCGATCAAGTTCCCCAGACTGTTGAGCCGGACAAGTGTGAGGGCTGGGGTTGGTACGAGTGGGACGACCTCCCCAAACCACTGTTTTGGCCTTTGGAGAAGATGGTGCAGAGTGGGTTTAGTCCTTTTCCTGATTCCAATTCAGGGCAGTAG